Proteins encoded within one genomic window of Nitrospira sp.:
- a CDS encoding DUF4149 domain-containing protein, whose translation MRWMPHWGMVCCLTLEWVALAVWVGGMIVLSGAVIPAVFNTFGGQDSGGMFLTRAFEGYHRFVVGASGILVVALLGRWLSGKAHVAVRKSEIIVLATMVVIAGVIVMVLHPEAAALQLQAFSMKDEGAKKAAFEAFFRVLLPIRSLYMINLVLGLLLIGMKAKRILEHDGKQS comes from the coding sequence GTGCGATGGATGCCCCATTGGGGGATGGTCTGTTGTCTCACGCTCGAGTGGGTGGCTCTCGCGGTGTGGGTAGGGGGAATGATCGTGCTGAGCGGCGCGGTGATTCCGGCGGTATTCAATACATTCGGGGGGCAGGATTCCGGGGGGATGTTTCTAACACGTGCGTTTGAAGGCTACCATCGCTTCGTGGTCGGGGCCAGTGGCATTCTTGTTGTGGCATTGTTAGGCCGGTGGTTGAGCGGCAAGGCTCACGTGGCGGTTCGTAAGAGCGAGATCATCGTATTGGCGACGATGGTGGTCATCGCAGGGGTGATCGTGATGGTCTTGCATCCAGAGGCAGCGGCTCTACAGCTGCAGGCATTTTCGATGAAGGATGAAGGTGCCAAAAAAGCGGCGTTCGAGGCATTCTTTCGTGTGTTGTTGCCGATTCGATCGCTGTACATGATCAATCTGGTATTGGGCCTCTTGCTTATTGGGATGAAGGCGAAACGCATACTTGAGCACGACGGAAAACAATCGTGA